A window of the Equus asinus isolate D_3611 breed Donkey chromosome 20, EquAss-T2T_v2, whole genome shotgun sequence genome harbors these coding sequences:
- the LOC123281826 gene encoding palmitoyltransferase ZDHHC19-like: MPLSEDGRPQGPLPWMLPSLFAAFRGVLLLVVSGLCFAFPCRWLAQNGEWVYPIFTGPLFVLTFCSLLSLHLSDPGILHQGSNELGPMMAPVVWVNHRAFLLQWCPKCCFLRPLRTYHITWCNICVEEFDHHCKWVNNCIGHSNFRVFMLLVQSLCLYSDAMLVTCLIFLVRTIHLPFTTDKIILVGGILAAIPAAGFLLLHFVLLLIKVRSVSAAQRSHEGKVLRCPSDPDSAQVAGLLCAKPQVHDFGRWAVRYFFEFPFDFFSDPVIVQ; this comes from the exons ATGCCACTCTCAGAGGATGGCAGGCCTCAGGGCCCACTTCCTTGGATGCTCCCAAGCCTATTTGCTGCCTTCCGTGGAGTGCTGCTGCTCGTTGTCAGTGGCCTCTGCTTCGCATTCCC TTGCAGATGGCTGGCCCAGAACGGGGAGTGGGTCTATCCCATTTTCACAGGCCCCCTCTTCGTCCTCACCTTCTGCAGTCTCCTTTCCCTCCACTTGTCAGACCCTGGCATCTTGCATCAAG GCTCCAACGAACTGGGCCCCATGATGGCGCCTGTGGTGTGGGTGAACCACAGGGCCTTCCTCCTGCAGTGGTGCCCAAAGTGCTGCTTCCTCCGCCCACTCCGGACCTACCACATCACCTGGTGCAACATTTGTGTGGAG GAATTTGACCACCACTGCAAGTGGGTCAATAATTGCATCGGTCACAGCAATTTCCGCGTCTTCATGCTGCTGGTCCAGTCGCTATGCCTGTACTCGGACGCCATGCTGGTCACCTGCCTGATCTTCCTGGTGCGCACGATTCACCTGCCATTCACCACGGACAAGATCATC CTCGTGGGCGGCATCCTAGCGGCCATACCCGCCGCCGGCTTCCTGCTGCTTCACTTCGTGCTGCTGCTAATCAAGGTCAGGTCGGTGAGCGCGGCCCAGCGTTCCCACGAGGGCAAG GTGCTTCGTTGCCCTTCAGACCCAGATTCAGCTCAGGTTGCAggtctactgtgtgccaagccacAGGTGCATGATTTTGGGCGCTGGGCGGTGAG